From the Oryzias latipes chromosome 22, ASM223467v1 genome, one window contains:
- the gpx2 gene encoding glutathione peroxidase 2 translates to MPNVPSTSSVASFGAEMTYIAKTFYDLKATSLEGDTVDFNVFRGRVVLIENVASLUGTTTRDFNELSQLQSKYPHRLVVLGFPCNQFGYQENCTNAEILNSLQHVRPGNGFKPNFTIFEKCDVNGVNTHPVFAYLKDKLPYPDDNPSSLMQDPKFLVWSPVNRTDVAWNFEKFLIAPEGEPFKRYSRNFPTIDIEPDIQRLLRLTKA, encoded by the exons ATGCCGAATGTCCCATCTACTTCCAGTGTTGCAAGCTTCGGAGCCGAGATGACGTACATCGCCAAGACTTTCTATGACCTGAAGGCCACCTCGCTGGAGGGGGACACAGTGGACTTTAATGTGTTTAGGGGTAGGGTGGTTCTAATTGAGAATGTGGCCTCACTCTGAGGAACCACCACCCGGGACTTCAATGAGCTCAGTCAGCTGCAGAGCAAGTACCCCCATCGGCTGGTGGTCCTGGGTTTTCCTTGCAACCAGTTTGGATATCAG gagaaCTGCACCAATGCTGAGATCCTGAACTCACTGCAACATGTAAGGCCAGGCAACGGCTTTAAACCCAACTTCACTATATTTGAGAAGTGTGACGTCAACGGAGTAAACACGCATCCGGTCTTTGCCTATCTGAAAGATAAACTCCCTTACCCCGATGACAACCCCAGCTCTCTCATGCAGGATCCCAAATTTCTGGTTTGGAGTCCAGTCAACCGGACAGATGTCGCTTGGAACTTTGAGAAGTTCCTCATCGCCCCTGAGGGGGAGCCTTTCAAAAGATACAGCAGAAATTTCCCCACCATTGACATAGAGCCTGACATTCAAAGATTGTTAAGATTAACTAAGGCGTAG
- the LOC101168905 gene encoding ras-related protein Rab-15, which produces MAKQYDILFRLLLLGDSGVGKTCMLRRFAEGEFDPSHISTIGVDFKMKTLVIDGIRVRVQIWDTAGQERYQTITKQYYRRAQGIVFVYDITDEPSFLHIGKWASDVDEYAPEKVQMILVGNKADNEPKRRVTKAQGSKLAEAYGMEFFEASASTSRNIKESFTRVTELVLQAYKNDVDHLLGSLDDYLDRAALQDQKDDQDASRTCAC; this is translated from the exons ATGGCTAAACAGTACGATATTTTGTTCAGACTGCTTCTTCTCGGAGACTCCGGGGTGGGAAAGACCTGTATGCTACGCAGGTTTGCCGAAGGGGAATTCGATCCATCACACATTTCCACCATCG GAGTTGATTTCAAGATGAAAACCTTAGTGATTGATGGAATCAGGGTGCGAGTGCAGATCTG GGATACAGCGGGTCAGGAGCGCTATCAGACTATCACCAAACAGTATTACAGGCGGGCACAG GGGATCGTTTTTGTGTACGACATCACAGACGAGCCGTCCTTTCTGCACATCGGGAAATGGGCCAGCGATGTGGATGAA TATGCTCCTGAAAAGGTTCAGATGATCCTGGTTGGAAACAAAGCGGACAACGAGCCCAAGAGACGGGTAACAAAAGCTCAAGGAAGCAAG CTCGCTGAGGCTTATGGGATGGAGTTCTTTGAGGCAAGCGCCTCCACAAGCAGAAACATCAAGGAG TCATTCACGCGTGTAACAGAACTGGTGTTACAAGCTTACAAGAACGACGTGGATCATTTGTTGGGGTCTCTGGATGACTATCTGGACAGAGCTGCTCTGCAGGACCAGAAAGATGATCAAGATGCTTCGAGGACCTGTGCCTGTTGA
- the LOC101169155 gene encoding protein max — MSENDDIEVDSDADKRAHHNALERKRRDHIKDSFHSLRDSVPALQGEKASRAQILDKATEYIQFMRRKNHTHQQDIDDLKKQNALLEQQVRALEKAKGNAQLQSNHSSDSSLYTNRKGSAVSAFDGGSDSSSESEPEEPPTRKKLRAEPS, encoded by the exons GCGGACAAGCGGGCACATCACAACGCGCTGGAGCGCAAACGCAGGGATCACATTAAAGACAGCTTTCACAGTTTACGGGACTCTGTGCCAGCACTACAGGGAGAGAAG gCTTCTCGAGCACAGATTCTAGACAAAGCCACAGAGTACATCCAGTTCATGAGGAGGAAAAATCACACCCACCAGCAAGACATCGATGATTTAAAGAAGCAGAATGCTCTTTTAGAGCAGCAGG TGCGTGCACTGGAAAAAGCCAAGGGGAATGCTCAGCTCCAGTCCAACCACTCTTCTGACAGTAGCTTGTACACAAATCGCAAAGGCAGCGCCGTGTCCGCCTTTGACGGCGGCTCGGACTCCAGCTCCGAATCTGAACCTGAAGAGCCGCCTACCAGGAAGAAGCTGCGTGCGGAGCCCAGCTAG